A section of the Pseudomonas flavescens genome encodes:
- a CDS encoding CopD family protein, which produces MQPYSLIYTLHLLAALVWVGGMFFAWMVLRPATGATLQPAERLTLWLDVFRRFFVWVWVAVLLLPISGVGMLHMGFSGFDGAPRYVNVMMGLYLAMLALFLRIQALQLPALRRAVQAQDWPAGGVVLGRIRRLVAINLSLGLVVVAIAAARPSL; this is translated from the coding sequence ATGCAACCTTATTCCTTGATCTACACCCTGCACCTGCTCGCTGCGCTGGTCTGGGTCGGCGGCATGTTCTTCGCCTGGATGGTGCTGCGCCCCGCGACAGGCGCCACGCTGCAGCCCGCCGAGCGGCTGACGCTATGGCTGGACGTGTTCCGGCGCTTCTTCGTCTGGGTGTGGGTCGCGGTGCTGCTGTTGCCGATCAGCGGAGTCGGCATGCTGCACATGGGCTTCAGCGGCTTCGATGGCGCCCCCCGCTACGTGAACGTGATGATGGGCCTTTATCTGGCGATGCTGGCGCTGTTCCTGCGTATCCAGGCCTTGCAACTGCCGGCATTGCGCCGCGCGGTGCAAGCCCAGGACTGGCCGGCAGGTGGCGTCGTACTGGGGCGTATCCGCCGACTGGTCGCGATCAACCTGTCATTGGGGCTGGTCGTGGTCGCGATCGCGGCAGCCCGCCCCAGTCTTTAA
- a CDS encoding sugar diacid recognition domain-containing protein yields the protein MLELDSTLAQHIVDRAMAILPYNINVMDAQGMIIGSGDPLRLHTRHEGAQLVLANRRVVEIDEQAATCLRGVRPGVNLPLLHADALIGVLGITGAPEVVRPYAELVRMAAEMLVEQRQVQAERHWQRHQLDAWLRQLFDPSVALGTLAADAERQGLALGWPRQVCLLELQEQGEPLAQQARLLGALSGKSEHLCAPLGMRELLWCRPLAAGRTDSHWLASADERDWGVARLLVSDPVQSLGQLRQACLALRDLQAFARARYPSQRLICLEEHRLPTLLYAQRNSWLLQGWLAPLKQVLAQDGSGALRETLEAWCAHDGQVQSCAAALGIHRNTLRYRLERIAELSGVELTRLDRRLQLSLGLGLIEPG from the coding sequence ATGCTCGAACTCGACTCCACCCTGGCCCAGCACATCGTTGATCGAGCCATGGCCATCCTGCCGTACAACATCAACGTGATGGATGCTCAGGGCATGATCATCGGCAGCGGTGATCCGCTGCGCCTGCATACCCGGCATGAGGGGGCACAGCTGGTGCTGGCCAACCGTCGCGTCGTGGAGATCGACGAGCAGGCCGCAACCTGCCTGCGTGGCGTGCGGCCCGGCGTCAATCTGCCCTTGCTGCACGCCGACGCGCTGATCGGCGTATTGGGTATCACCGGAGCGCCCGAGGTGGTGAGGCCCTATGCCGAGCTGGTGCGCATGGCCGCGGAGATGCTGGTCGAGCAACGCCAGGTACAGGCCGAGCGCCACTGGCAGCGGCATCAGCTGGATGCCTGGCTGCGTCAGCTGTTCGATCCGTCGGTTGCCCTGGGTACTTTGGCGGCTGATGCCGAGCGTCAGGGCCTGGCACTCGGCTGGCCGCGTCAGGTGTGTCTGCTGGAGTTGCAGGAGCAGGGCGAGCCCCTGGCGCAGCAGGCCCGCCTGCTCGGTGCGCTGAGCGGCAAGAGCGAGCACCTGTGCGCACCATTGGGAATGCGCGAATTGCTCTGGTGCCGCCCGTTGGCGGCGGGCCGTACCGACAGCCATTGGCTGGCAAGCGCCGACGAGCGTGACTGGGGCGTGGCTCGCCTGTTGGTCAGCGACCCGGTGCAGTCCCTCGGGCAATTGCGCCAGGCCTGTCTGGCCTTGCGCGATCTGCAGGCTTTCGCCCGGGCACGTTATCCGTCGCAGCGCCTGATCTGCCTGGAGGAGCATCGCCTGCCGACACTGCTCTACGCACAGCGCAACAGCTGGTTGCTGCAAGGCTGGCTGGCGCCGTTGAAGCAGGTGCTGGCCCAGGATGGCAGCGGCGCTCTTCGTGAGACGCTCGAGGCCTGGTGTGCCCATGACGGCCAGGTGCAGAGTTGTGCCGCTGCCCTGGGGATTCATCGCAATACCCTGCGTTA
- the dinG gene encoding ATP-dependent DNA helicase DinG yields MLSTELKSQIQGAYSRFLESKGLKPRYGQRLMIAEIAKVLGTIKTDDEERRLGEPAVVAVEAGTGTGKTVAYSMAAIPIAKAAGKRLVIATATVALQEQIVHKDLPDLMRNSGLSFSFALAKGRGRYLCLSKLDVLLQEGQAQSSTAQLFEEEGFRIDVDEAGQKLFTSMIEKLAGNKWDGDRDSWPEELEDSRWAQLTTDHSQCTSRHCPNFGQCAFYKAREGMGKVDVIVTNHDMVLADLALGGGAVLPDPRDTLYVFDEGHHLPDKAIGHFAHFTRLRSTADWLEQIAKNLAKLLAQHPLPGDLGRLIEQVPELARELKTHQQFMFSACEQLADFKPGEDMEGRERPRHRFIGGVVPEHLIELGLELKKGFSKLTDLFTGVTEKLKEAMDGETGNGIASHQAEEWYPLFGSLLARAKGTWELWLAFTSEDPEDSPPMARWLTLAESGALFDIEVNASPILAAETLRRNLWNVAYGALVTSATLTALGTFDRYRMRAGLPKVAVTAVVPSPFHHADAGVLRVPDLKADPRNAAEHTAAIIRDLPGLVQGSRGTLVLFSSRRQMQDVFDGLERDWRKRVFIQGNLSKQETLNKHKARVDSGEESVLFGLASFAEGVDLPGAYCEHVVIAKIPFAVPDDPVEAALAEWIEARGGNPFMEISVPDASLRLVQACGRLLRTEADRGTITLLDRRVVTQRYGKAILNALPPFRREIS; encoded by the coding sequence ATGCTCAGTACCGAACTCAAGTCCCAGATCCAGGGCGCCTATTCCCGTTTTCTCGAGTCCAAGGGGCTCAAGCCGCGCTATGGGCAGCGTCTGATGATCGCTGAAATAGCCAAGGTACTCGGGACCATCAAGACCGACGACGAGGAGCGTCGCCTGGGCGAGCCTGCCGTGGTCGCGGTGGAGGCTGGCACCGGTACCGGCAAGACCGTGGCCTACAGCATGGCGGCCATCCCTATTGCCAAGGCGGCCGGCAAGCGGCTGGTGATCGCCACGGCCACCGTGGCCCTGCAAGAGCAGATCGTGCACAAGGATCTTCCGGATCTGATGCGTAACAGCGGCCTCAGTTTCAGCTTCGCGCTGGCCAAGGGCCGTGGGCGCTATCTGTGCCTGTCGAAACTCGACGTATTGCTGCAGGAAGGCCAGGCGCAGAGCTCCACCGCGCAGTTGTTCGAGGAAGAAGGCTTTCGTATCGACGTGGACGAGGCAGGGCAGAAGCTCTTCACCTCCATGATCGAGAAGCTCGCTGGCAATAAGTGGGATGGTGACCGTGACAGCTGGCCCGAGGAGCTGGAAGACAGCCGTTGGGCGCAACTGACCACCGATCACAGCCAGTGCACCAGCCGGCACTGCCCCAACTTCGGACAATGCGCCTTCTACAAGGCCCGCGAAGGCATGGGCAAGGTCGATGTGATCGTCACCAACCACGACATGGTGCTGGCGGATCTCGCCCTCGGCGGCGGGGCGGTGCTGCCCGATCCGCGTGACACTCTGTATGTGTTCGACGAAGGCCATCACCTGCCGGACAAGGCCATCGGCCATTTCGCGCACTTCACCCGGCTGCGCTCCACCGCCGACTGGCTCGAGCAAATCGCCAAGAACCTCGCCAAGCTGCTGGCTCAGCATCCCCTGCCGGGTGACCTCGGTCGGCTGATCGAGCAGGTCCCGGAGCTGGCTCGCGAGCTCAAGACCCATCAGCAGTTCATGTTCAGCGCCTGTGAGCAGCTCGCTGATTTCAAGCCGGGCGAAGACATGGAGGGGCGTGAGCGGCCGCGCCATCGCTTCATCGGCGGCGTGGTGCCCGAACACCTGATCGAGCTGGGCCTGGAACTCAAGAAGGGTTTTTCCAAACTCACCGATCTGTTCACTGGCGTCACCGAAAAACTCAAGGAAGCCATGGATGGTGAGACCGGCAACGGCATCGCCAGCCACCAGGCCGAAGAGTGGTACCCGCTGTTCGGCAGTCTGCTGGCGCGGGCCAAGGGCACCTGGGAGCTGTGGCTGGCGTTCACCAGTGAAGACCCGGAAGACAGCCCACCGATGGCGCGCTGGCTGACCCTGGCCGAAAGTGGTGCGTTGTTCGATATCGAGGTCAATGCCAGCCCGATCCTGGCCGCCGAGACCCTGCGGCGCAACCTGTGGAATGTGGCCTATGGGGCCCTCGTGACCTCGGCGACACTCACCGCACTGGGAACCTTCGACCGCTATCGCATGCGCGCCGGGCTGCCGAAGGTGGCCGTCACGGCGGTGGTGCCGAGTCCGTTCCACCATGCCGATGCAGGCGTGTTGCGGGTCCCGGATCTGAAGGCCGACCCGCGCAATGCCGCCGAGCACACGGCCGCGATCATCCGCGATTTGCCTGGGCTGGTGCAGGGTTCGCGGGGAACCCTGGTGCTGTTTTCCTCGCGTCGACAGATGCAGGACGTGTTCGACGGCCTGGAGCGCGACTGGCGCAAGCGTGTGTTCATCCAGGGCAACCTGTCCAAGCAGGAAACCCTCAACAAGCACAAGGCTCGGGTCGACAGTGGCGAGGAGAGCGTGCTGTTCGGTCTCGCCAGCTTCGCCGAAGGTGTCGACTTGCCTGGCGCCTATTGCGAGCACGTGGTGATCGCCAAGATTCCTTTCGCGGTACCGGATGATCCTGTCGAGGCCGCGCTGGCGGAGTGGATCGAAGCCCGTGGCGGCAACCCGTTCATGGAGATCTCCGTGCCCGATGCATCGCTGCGCCTGGTTCAGGCCTGCGGGCGCCTGCTACGTACCGAGGCGGATCGTGGCACCATCACCCTGTTGGATCGACGGGTGGTCACCCAGCGTTACGGCAAGGCGATTCTCAATGCGTTGCCGCCGTTTCGCCGAGAGATCTCCTGA
- a CDS encoding beta-agarase yields MGRLVLVALLGLPTMGHAADQQELFNFVRPMDAVQIGGENAYLPSVTAESAAQGEILRRATFNPSERPTLRLTPQSGNWDWSEFSAMSLRVQNAMDWALTVDVTIESADGKRLTTQIALPAGPAQTLLVPLGATSPRAQGMRAGAVMPWRYDGRLLLLAETVNGEIDPAKVTAVTLSIPNPQAAQHLLLGRFGVRDSADLEDAYRGIVDTYGQFTRRDWPGKIKNDDQLRQGVAQEDKQLQAWQADRPRQDNYGGWIGGPSFEATGFFRTEKRAGRWFLITPEGNPFYSLGVNTVIGSESQTYIEGREKMFSALPAEGEPLAAFYGSSDNQSDTGANRGRAFDSGRWYDFYSANLQRTYGAQDPKVWRERAQNRLQAWGFNTLGNWSENDFAVDKRMPYSIPLSIHGDYATISTGIDWWGGMPDPFDPRFAMAAERAIAIATRDHRDDPWVMGYYADNELAWAGPADDPLSRYALAYATLRLTTDVPAKRAFLKQLRDKYRNQEGLSKAWGIELQAWELMEDPGFKAPPINPAYPAIENDMKRFLRLFADTYFKTIADSLDWHTPNHLLLGGRFSASIPEAVEACAQYCDVLSFNFYTREPQHGYDFEALRKLDKPMLVTEFHFGSRDRGPFWGGVSEVYKEEERGPAYAHFLEKALEEPQIVGVHWFQYLDQPVTGRLLDGENGHLGLVAITDRPWDGFVQAVRKANLAVPSKVLEEAAKEPPAAAAPAKDAAAEPEAKPSEATTP; encoded by the coding sequence ATGGGACGTCTGGTTCTGGTCGCGCTGCTCGGCCTGCCGACCATGGGCCATGCCGCAGATCAACAGGAGCTGTTCAACTTCGTCCGGCCGATGGACGCGGTACAGATCGGTGGCGAAAACGCCTACCTGCCCAGCGTTACTGCGGAAAGCGCTGCCCAGGGCGAAATCCTGCGCCGCGCTACCTTCAACCCAAGCGAACGCCCGACGCTGCGGCTGACTCCGCAGAGTGGCAACTGGGACTGGTCCGAGTTCAGTGCCATGAGTTTGCGTGTGCAGAACGCCATGGATTGGGCGCTGACTGTCGATGTCACCATCGAAAGTGCCGACGGCAAGCGCCTGACCACCCAGATCGCCCTGCCAGCCGGGCCCGCGCAGACATTGCTGGTGCCGCTGGGGGCTACCTCGCCGCGTGCTCAGGGTATGCGTGCCGGGGCCGTGATGCCGTGGCGTTACGATGGTCGTCTGCTGCTGTTGGCGGAGACCGTCAATGGTGAGATCGACCCGGCGAAGGTCACTGCGGTGACGCTCTCCATCCCCAATCCTCAGGCTGCCCAGCATCTGTTGCTGGGACGTTTCGGTGTGCGCGACAGCGCCGATCTGGAAGACGCCTACCGCGGTATCGTCGATACCTATGGTCAGTTCACTCGCCGCGATTGGCCGGGCAAGATCAAGAACGACGATCAACTGCGCCAGGGTGTCGCTCAGGAAGACAAGCAACTGCAGGCCTGGCAGGCCGATCGCCCCCGGCAGGACAACTACGGTGGCTGGATCGGCGGCCCGTCCTTCGAGGCCACTGGCTTTTTCCGCACCGAGAAGCGGGCAGGGCGCTGGTTCCTGATCACGCCCGAGGGCAACCCCTTCTATTCCCTGGGGGTGAACACGGTCATCGGCAGCGAGAGCCAGACCTATATCGAAGGCCGTGAAAAGATGTTCAGCGCGCTGCCCGCCGAGGGCGAGCCGCTGGCCGCGTTCTACGGCAGCAGCGACAACCAGTCCGATACCGGCGCCAACCGCGGCCGTGCCTTCGACAGTGGTCGTTGGTACGATTTCTACAGCGCCAACCTGCAGCGCACATACGGCGCTCAGGACCCCAAGGTCTGGCGCGAGCGGGCACAGAATCGTCTGCAGGCCTGGGGCTTCAACACCCTGGGTAACTGGAGCGAGAACGATTTCGCCGTCGACAAACGCATGCCCTACAGCATCCCGCTGTCGATCCATGGCGACTACGCGACCATCAGCACCGGTATCGATTGGTGGGGCGGCATGCCTGACCCGTTCGATCCACGATTCGCCATGGCCGCCGAGCGCGCCATCGCCATCGCCACCCGTGACCATCGTGACGACCCCTGGGTGATGGGCTATTACGCCGACAACGAACTGGCCTGGGCCGGTCCGGCGGACGATCCGCTATCGCGCTACGCCCTGGCATACGCGACCCTGCGCCTGACCACCGACGTGCCGGCCAAGCGTGCGTTTCTGAAACAGCTGCGCGACAAGTACCGCAACCAGGAAGGGCTGTCCAAGGCCTGGGGTATCGAGCTGCAGGCCTGGGAACTGATGGAAGACCCTGGCTTCAAGGCGCCGCCGATCAACCCGGCCTACCCGGCCATTGAAAACGACATGAAGCGTTTTCTGCGTCTGTTCGCCGACACCTATTTCAAGACCATCGCCGACTCGCTCGACTGGCACACGCCGAATCATCTACTGCTCGGTGGTCGTTTCTCGGCGAGCATTCCCGAGGCCGTGGAAGCCTGTGCTCAATACTGTGACGTGCTGAGCTTCAATTTCTACACCCGCGAGCCGCAGCACGGTTACGACTTCGAGGCACTGCGCAAGCTGGACAAGCCGATGCTGGTCACCGAGTTCCATTTCGGCTCTCGCGACCGCGGCCCGTTCTGGGGCGGCGTATCCGAGGTCTACAAGGAGGAGGAGCGCGGCCCGGCCTATGCGCATTTCCTCGAGAAGGCCCTCGAAGAACCGCAGATCGTCGGTGTGCACTGGTTCCAGTACCTCGATCAGCCGGTAACCGGGCGCCTGCTCGATGGCGAGAACGGGCACCTGGGGCTGGTGGCGATCACCGACAGGCCGTGGGACGGTTTCGTCCAGGCTGTTCGCAAGGCCAACCTGGCCGTGCCGTCCAAGGTGCTCGAGGAGGCAGCCAAGGAGCCGCCAGCCGCAGCCGCTCCGGCCAAGGACGCGGCGGCCGAGCCTGAAGCCAAGCCGAGCGAAGCGACCACGCCTTAA
- the pdxH gene encoding pyridoxamine 5'-phosphate oxidase, with protein MTQTLADMRRDYTRDGLSEEQAPLEPFSLFRSWFADAVKTEQLPVEPNAMSLATVDADGRPHCRVLLLKGLDEQGFTFFSNYQSAKGEQLQANPFAAMTFFWPTLERQVRIEGRVERVSPAESDAYFQVRPLGSRLGAWASPQSRVIHDRAELEGLLAQTERRFADQAPECPPHWGGYRLLPERIEFWQGRASRLHDRLDYRREGDAWLRRRLAP; from the coding sequence ATGACACAGACCCTGGCCGACATGCGCCGTGACTACACCCGTGACGGCTTGAGCGAGGAACAGGCTCCACTGGAGCCCTTCTCGCTGTTCAGAAGCTGGTTCGCCGACGCGGTGAAGACCGAGCAACTTCCTGTAGAACCCAATGCCATGTCCCTGGCGACCGTCGATGCCGATGGTCGTCCGCACTGCCGTGTGCTGCTGCTCAAGGGGCTCGACGAGCAGGGTTTCACCTTCTTCAGCAATTACCAGAGCGCCAAAGGCGAGCAGTTGCAGGCCAACCCCTTCGCGGCGATGACTTTCTTCTGGCCGACCCTGGAGCGTCAGGTGCGTATCGAAGGTCGGGTAGAGCGGGTTTCGCCTGCCGAGTCCGATGCCTACTTTCAGGTGCGTCCGCTGGGCAGCCGCCTGGGTGCCTGGGCGTCGCCACAGAGCCGGGTGATCCATGATCGTGCCGAGCTGGAGGGGCTGCTGGCGCAGACCGAACGCCGCTTCGCCGACCAGGCTCCCGAGTGCCCGCCGCACTGGGGCGGATACCGCCTGCTGCCGGAGCGCATCGAGTTCTGGCAGGGCCGTGCCAGCCGTCTGCACGATCGCCTCGACTATCGCCGCGAGGGCGACGCCTGGTTGCGTCGGCGCCTGGCACCCTGA
- a CDS encoding EstA family serine hydrolase — protein sequence MQIQGYFDLKFEAVKDAFADFFDDPQERGAALCVQVGGETVVDIWAGVADKDGQQAWHSDTILNLFSCTKPFTAVTALQLVGEGKLELDAPVARYWPEFAAAGKERITLRHLLSHQAGLPAIRESLPAEALYDWQTMTRALAAEAPWWALGEGHGYAPITYGWLVGELLRRIEGRGPGESIVARTAKPLGLDFHVGLADEEFHRVATISRGKGNVGDAAAQRLLKTMMSDAQALTTRAFANPPSIMTSTNKPEWRRMQQPAANGHGNARSLAGFYSGLLDGSLLDSELLAELTREHSVGEDRTLLTSTRFGLGCMLDQPALANATYGMGPGAFGHPGAGGSTGFADPQRDVAVGFVTNNLGPFVLMDPRAQKLAGILCKCF from the coding sequence GTGCAGATTCAGGGTTACTTCGACCTCAAGTTCGAAGCAGTGAAAGACGCCTTCGCCGATTTCTTCGACGATCCGCAGGAACGCGGTGCAGCGCTCTGCGTTCAGGTGGGCGGTGAAACCGTGGTGGATATCTGGGCCGGGGTCGCCGACAAGGACGGCCAGCAGGCCTGGCACAGCGATACCATCCTCAACCTGTTTTCCTGCACCAAGCCCTTCACGGCGGTTACCGCGCTGCAGTTGGTCGGCGAAGGCAAGCTGGAACTGGACGCACCGGTAGCCCGCTATTGGCCGGAGTTCGCGGCAGCAGGCAAAGAGCGCATCACCCTGCGCCATCTGCTCAGCCATCAGGCCGGGTTGCCGGCGATACGTGAGAGCTTGCCAGCCGAAGCCCTTTACGACTGGCAGACCATGACCCGCGCGCTGGCGGCCGAGGCACCCTGGTGGGCCCTGGGCGAAGGCCACGGCTATGCGCCGATCACCTATGGCTGGCTGGTCGGAGAATTGTTACGGCGTATTGAAGGGCGTGGCCCGGGCGAGTCGATCGTTGCACGCACCGCCAAGCCGTTGGGCTTGGACTTTCATGTCGGCCTGGCCGATGAGGAATTCCACCGGGTGGCGACGATCAGCCGTGGCAAGGGCAATGTCGGCGATGCCGCGGCCCAGCGCCTGCTCAAGACCATGATGAGCGATGCCCAGGCCCTGACCACCCGGGCGTTCGCCAACCCTCCCTCGATCATGACCAGCACCAACAAGCCGGAGTGGCGGCGCATGCAGCAGCCCGCCGCCAATGGCCACGGCAATGCCCGTAGCCTCGCTGGTTTCTACAGCGGTCTGCTCGATGGCAGCCTGCTCGACAGCGAGCTGCTGGCCGAACTCACCCGTGAGCACAGTGTCGGTGAGGACAGGACCTTGCTGACGTCGACCCGTTTCGGCCTTGGTTGCATGCTCGATCAGCCCGCCCTGGCCAATGCCACCTACGGCATGGGGCCGGGCGCATTCGGCCATCCCGGCGCGGGAGGTTCGACCGGTTTCGCGGACCCGCAGCGCGATGTGGCCGTGGGTTTCGTTACGAATAACCTGGGGCCGTTCGTCTTAATGGATCCGCGGGCACAGAAACTTGCAGGTATCTTATGCAAGTGTTTTTAA
- a CDS encoding DUF1145 domain-containing protein → MKTIAGLGKLLATLFWCVVLANLIDPYAQPFAQLLTLAGAAVLALHVIELALFNGLLRGQPRVAVARAQVLAFGIFHLWTLPAFASTALQVSPEETAHA, encoded by the coding sequence ATGAAGACTATCGCGGGGCTGGGCAAACTCTTGGCGACACTGTTCTGGTGCGTCGTGCTTGCCAATCTGATCGACCCATACGCTCAACCTTTCGCTCAGTTGCTGACGCTCGCTGGCGCTGCCGTGCTGGCACTGCATGTCATCGAACTGGCGTTGTTCAATGGTCTGCTTCGCGGTCAGCCGCGCGTCGCGGTGGCGCGGGCTCAGGTGCTGGCTTTCGGCATCTTCCATCTGTGGACGCTTCCGGCTTTTGCCAGCACGGCTCTGCAGGTGAGCCCCGAGGAAACCGCCCATGCGTAA
- a CDS encoding collagen-like protein has translation MRKLILLAALCCPLLALGEAVIEVDSHNFMRLPAQGSVLQLQRLTIADNGTLLVPVGVSELRIDELYLGHNAQIAIAPSNESLHLDIGSGEIASGAQISAPGAPGTAQRAAVPGRTLVIRLQAVNTDQWLLDARGGRGAPGYAGLDGADGKAGGCAWGQASEGHDGQNGTDGHPGAPGGQVRLEVPADFPVERLQARLEGGAGGPAGSAGIAGTGGASKGCWIYSTSGARDGRPGMAGQPGAAGQDGRLDVVRF, from the coding sequence ATGCGTAAGCTGATTCTGCTGGCGGCACTGTGTTGCCCGTTGCTGGCACTGGGCGAGGCCGTCATCGAGGTCGACTCCCACAACTTCATGCGCCTGCCCGCGCAGGGCAGCGTGCTGCAATTGCAGCGCCTGACGATCGCAGACAACGGTACCTTGCTGGTGCCGGTCGGGGTCAGCGAGTTGCGTATCGACGAGCTATATCTAGGTCATAACGCGCAGATCGCCATCGCGCCGTCCAACGAAAGTCTGCATCTGGATATCGGCTCCGGCGAGATCGCCTCGGGCGCGCAGATCAGTGCGCCGGGTGCTCCGGGTACTGCCCAGCGTGCAGCAGTACCGGGGCGTACGCTGGTCATCCGCCTGCAGGCGGTGAACACCGATCAGTGGCTGCTCGATGCCCGTGGCGGTCGTGGCGCCCCCGGTTATGCCGGGCTGGATGGCGCCGATGGCAAGGCCGGTGGTTGTGCCTGGGGACAGGCCAGTGAAGGCCACGATGGCCAGAACGGCACCGATGGGCATCCCGGTGCGCCGGGTGGGCAGGTGCGTCTGGAGGTCCCGGCGGACTTCCCTGTCGAGCGTTTGCAGGCCCGGCTGGAAGGTGGCGCCGGTGGCCCTGCCGGTAGTGCGGGCATTGCCGGTACGGGTGGTGCGAGCAAGGGCTGCTGGATCTACAGCACCAGCGGTGCTCGCGATGGGCGGCCCGGCATGGCCGGCCAACCCGGTGCAGCCGGGCAGGACGGGCGCCTTGACGTGGTGCGTTTCTGA